One Prunus dulcis chromosome 8, ALMONDv2, whole genome shotgun sequence DNA window includes the following coding sequences:
- the LOC117637188 gene encoding protein XRI1 isoform X1, whose amino-acid sequence MDYNNNNEHWDWQRNNHSTPKNSNYDMPEYLWNGVPQNEEDLSYMLDDETTPVKACGDLAYHVNHRDSRTKEPEEPRESFSQVKRRRMLQFDTQAIDPFLSCDELSSSFLKSNERADSIEEALSEASQWVSGFSENASASGYECLEQSPDEWIAECFNDTEMHFSPDDLNFSGASDVQIDIAKLCDVRPEHEANVIQQRVTRTPRNVVFKGRKSYIRTPTKLATSVAYPFAFIKPSGAHGDVTLKDINQRIRTPPPSKSKQKYEDPAAYPTSAFSGKPVVGKTKIRTEGGKGSITIMRTKG is encoded by the exons ATGGATTACAATAATAACAA TGAGCACTGGGATTGGCAAAGGAATAATCATAGTACCCCAAAGAACTCCAATTATG ACATGCCTGAATACCTGTGGAATGGAGTGCCTCAGAATGAAGAAGATCTTTCGTACATGCTTGATGATGAAACAACACCAGTTAAGGCTTGTGGGGATTTGGCCTATCATGTTAACCATAGAG ATAGTAGGACCAAGGAACCAGAAGAACCAAGGGAGTCTTTTTCACAAGTAAAGAGGCGACGGATGCTACAATTTGACACTCAAGCTATTGATCCTTTCCTCTCATGTGACGAGTTGTCATCTTCATTCCTGAAATCAAAT GAGAGGGCTGATTCAATTGAAGAGGCTTTATCTGAAGCATCACAATGGGTATCGGGGTTTTCAG AAAATGCGTCTGCATCTGGCTATGAGTGCCTTGAGCAGTCACCTGATGAGTGGATTGCTGAATGCTTCAATGATACCGAGATGCATTTCAGCCCTGATGATTT GAATTTCTCTGGGGCTTCTGATGTTCAAATTGACATTGCAA AGTTATGTGACGTCCGACCTGAGCATGAAGCAAATGTGATTCAACAGCGAGTCACCCGAACACCTCgaaatgttgtttttaaaG GTAGGAAGTCTTACATTCGGACTCCCACTAAGTTAGCTACTTCTGTGGCATATCCATTTGCCTTCATTAAACCCTCTGGGGCTCATGGAGATGTAACTCTGAAGGACATAAACCAGCGGATCCGCACTCCACCACCTTCAAAATCAAAGCAAAAATATGAAGACCCTGCTGCTTACCCCACTTCGGCCTTTTCAGGGAAGCCTGTCGTTGGAAAAACTAAAATTCGCACTGAAGGTGGGAAAGGCAGCATTACAATAATGAGAACCAAAGGCTAA
- the LOC117637188 gene encoding protein XRI1 isoform X2: MPEYLWNGVPQNEEDLSYMLDDETTPVKACGDLAYHVNHRDSRTKEPEEPRESFSQVKRRRMLQFDTQAIDPFLSCDELSSSFLKSNERADSIEEALSEASQWVSGFSENASASGYECLEQSPDEWIAECFNDTEMHFSPDDLNFSGASDVQIDIAKLCDVRPEHEANVIQQRVTRTPRNVVFKGRKSYIRTPTKLATSVAYPFAFIKPSGAHGDVTLKDINQRIRTPPPSKSKQKYEDPAAYPTSAFSGKPVVGKTKIRTEGGKGSITIMRTKG; the protein is encoded by the exons ATGCCTGAATACCTGTGGAATGGAGTGCCTCAGAATGAAGAAGATCTTTCGTACATGCTTGATGATGAAACAACACCAGTTAAGGCTTGTGGGGATTTGGCCTATCATGTTAACCATAGAG ATAGTAGGACCAAGGAACCAGAAGAACCAAGGGAGTCTTTTTCACAAGTAAAGAGGCGACGGATGCTACAATTTGACACTCAAGCTATTGATCCTTTCCTCTCATGTGACGAGTTGTCATCTTCATTCCTGAAATCAAAT GAGAGGGCTGATTCAATTGAAGAGGCTTTATCTGAAGCATCACAATGGGTATCGGGGTTTTCAG AAAATGCGTCTGCATCTGGCTATGAGTGCCTTGAGCAGTCACCTGATGAGTGGATTGCTGAATGCTTCAATGATACCGAGATGCATTTCAGCCCTGATGATTT GAATTTCTCTGGGGCTTCTGATGTTCAAATTGACATTGCAA AGTTATGTGACGTCCGACCTGAGCATGAAGCAAATGTGATTCAACAGCGAGTCACCCGAACACCTCgaaatgttgtttttaaaG GTAGGAAGTCTTACATTCGGACTCCCACTAAGTTAGCTACTTCTGTGGCATATCCATTTGCCTTCATTAAACCCTCTGGGGCTCATGGAGATGTAACTCTGAAGGACATAAACCAGCGGATCCGCACTCCACCACCTTCAAAATCAAAGCAAAAATATGAAGACCCTGCTGCTTACCCCACTTCGGCCTTTTCAGGGAAGCCTGTCGTTGGAAAAACTAAAATTCGCACTGAAGGTGGGAAAGGCAGCATTACAATAATGAGAACCAAAGGCTAA
- the LOC117637631 gene encoding purple acid phosphatase 15, whose product MTFSSSSSVPALAAITCLVVVVLGCYWPVEARIPTTLDGPFEPVTVPFDQSLRGNAVDLPESDHRVRRRVKGFEPEQISVSLSANYDSVWISWVTGESQIGYNIKPLDPKSVASVVRYGKLRYPPTHEATGYSLVYNQLYPFEGLQNYTSGIIHHVRLTGLKPNTLYFYRCGDPSIPAMSEIYHFRTMPVSGPWSYPERIAVVGDLGLTYNTTTTISHLTSNDPNLVLLIGDVTYANLYLTNGTGSDCYSCSFPHSPIHETYQPRWDYWGRFMENLISKVPIMVIEGNHEIEEQAENKTFVAYSSRFAFPSEESGSSSTFYYSFNAGGIHFIMLGAYIDFTRSGKQYKWLEQDLANMDRSTTPWLVATWHPPWYSTYEAHYREAECMRLEMEELLYSYGVDIVFNGHVHAYERSNRVYNYNLDPCGPVYLTVGDGGNREKMAVKYADEPGNCPEPSTAPDEYIGGFCAKNFTSGPAAGKFCWDRQPDYSAFRESSFGHGILEVKNETWALWTWYRNQDSDNKVGDQIYIVRQPDKCHVRQVLKSWIVDI is encoded by the exons ATGACATTTTCTTCGTCCTCGTCTGTTCCTGCACTTGCTGCAATAACATgtttggttgtggtggtgTTGGGTTGCTATTGGCCCGTTGAGGCCCGAATCCCCACCACTTTGGACGGTCCGTTCGAGCCCGTCACTGTTCCATTTGATCAAAGTTTGCGTGGCAACGCCGTCGATTTGCCCGAGTCCGATCACCGAGTTCGCCGCCGAGTTAAAGGCTTCGAGCCTGAGCAGATTTCTGTTTCGCTTTCAGCCAATTACGACTCTGTTTGGATCTCCTGGGTTACAG GGGAATCGCAAATTGGCTACAACATAAAGCCATTGGACCCCAAAAGTGTGGCAAGTGTTGTTCGTTATGGGAAGCTGAGATATCCACCAACACACGAAGCAACAGGATATTCTCTTGTTTACAATCAGCTCTACCCTTTTGAAGGCCTCCAAAATTACACTTCTGGGATCATCCACCATGTTCGTCTTACAG GGTTGAAACCGAATACGTTGTATTTTTATCGATGTGGAGATCCTTCTATACCGGCCATGAGCGAAATCTACCATTTCAGGACCATGCCAGTTTCTGGTCCGTGGAGCTACCCAGAGAGAATAGCAGTTGTGGGGGACCTTGGCCTTACATACAACACAACTACCACAATTAGTCACTTGACTAGTAACGATCCTAATCTTGTTCTATTGATTGGTGATGTTACGTATGCAAACCTATACCTGACAAATGGAACTGGTTCTGACTGCTATTCTTGCTCATTTCCACACTCTCCAATACACGAGACCTATCAGCCTCGATGGGATTACTGGGGAAG GTTTATGGAGAATTTAATTTCTAAAGTTCCAATAATGGTGATAGAAGGGAACCATGAAATAGAAGAACAGGCTGAAAATAAGACATTTGTGGCTTATAGTTCTCGGTTTGCATTCCCATCTGAAGAAAGTGGATCCTCATCCACATTCTACTACTCCTTTAATGCAGGGGGGATTCATTTTATTATGCTTGGAGCCTACATTGACTTTACAAGATCAG GGAAACAATACAAGTGGTTGGAGCAAGATTTGGCTAATATGGACAGATCCACAACTCCATGGCTGGTAGCTACTTGGCATCCACCCTGGTATAGTACTTATGAGGCCCATTACAGAGAGGCAGAATGTATGAGGTTGGAAATGGAAGAGTTGCTCTACTCTTATGGAGTTGATATAGTGTTCAATGGACAT GTTCATGCCTATGAGAGGTCAAATCGTGTATATAATTACAACTTAGATCCCTGTGGTCCTGTATATCTCACTGTTGGTGATGGGGGTAATCGGGAGAAGATGGCAGTTAAATATGCTGATGAACCTGGAAATTGCCCAGAGCCATCAACTGCTCCTGATGAATACATAGGTGGCTTTTGTGCAAAAAACTTTACCTCAGGCCCAGCCGCAGGTAAATTTTGTTGGGATCGGCAACCGGATTACAGTGCCTTCAGAGAGAGCAGCTTTGGTCATGGGATCCTTGAg GTGAAGAATGAGACCTGGGCTCTATGGACATGGTACCGGAACCAGGACTCCGACAACAAAGTGGGAGATCAAATTTATATAGTGAGGCAACCTGATAAATGCCATGTCCGCCAGGTGTTAAAGAGTTGGATTGTTGACATTTAG
- the LOC117638803 gene encoding uncharacterized protein LOC117638803 isoform X2 has product MEGRRRLTLLDQMSASGNGRDLAGLSLDDVLLAPAAKQPPPPPALPPTISGRTLLDIIRDEEPKSYRALIGKKDKKAWKSFKDRLRLKRAGSAWASSVRVPTSDIPIRNNTVHGSNHQHLHLHLRSRRSSVRYATPETNLNMVQQIDESNSAGMRQISRRSSTRFGPNASIPSDEPDSDSSGQNARAPMFSRRSSVRFTADEIGTDSPRRRLSTALEEERSLSAREAVAAQVAAEAAAAAASAEEAEATHGAAQNDVPSADGGAAGTTTEAEPVRMSLMDLLEETDRQMGLESSYTMDDEDEEEYEEEEEEEEEQAEVGNVEYNCCVCMVRHKGAAFIPCGHTFCRMCSRELWVQRGNCPLCNNFILEILDIF; this is encoded by the coding sequence ATGGAAGGTCGCCGGAGGCTAACGCTTCTCGATCAGATGTCAGCAAGTGGGAACGGGAGAGACTTAGCTGGTTTAAGCCTGGACGACGTCTTGCTGGCCCCTGCAGCCAAACAGCCACCTCCACCTCCTGCCCTGCCCCCAACCATCTCGGGTCGGACTTTGCTCGATATAATCCGAGACGAGGAGCCCAAGTCCTACCGGGCCCTGATTGGCAAGAAGGATAAGAAAGCCTGGAAGTCGTTTAAAGACCGCCTCCGCCTGAAACGCGCCGGCTCTGCTTGGGCCTCCTCCGTTCGTGTCCCCACGTCGGATATCCCTATCCGGAATAACACTGTTCACGGTTCCAATCACCAACATCTTCACCTTCACCTGAGATCGCGTCGCAGCTCAGTGAGATACGCTACGCCCGAGACAAATCTCAACATGGTTCAGCAAATAGACGAGAGCAATTCCGCGGGAATGCGGCAGATTTCGCGCCGGAGCTCGACCCGGTTCGGCCCGAACGCGTCGATTCCGTCCGACGAGCCCGACTCGGACAGTTCTGGTCAGAACGCGCGGGCGCCGATGTTCTCTCGTCGGAGTTCCGTGCGGTTCACGGCCGACGAGATCGGGACCGACTCGCCCCGGCGACGGTTGTCGACAGCGCTGGAGGAGGAGAGGTCGCTGTCCGCAAGAGAAGCGGTTGCGGCGCAAGTGGCCGCTGAGGCCGCAGCCGCAGCGGCGTCGGCCGAAGAGGCGGAAGCGACGCATGGAGCGGCGCAAAACGACGTGCCGTCGGCGGACGGGGGTGCAGCGGGTACGACGACGGAAGCGGAGCCGGTGAGGATGTCGTTGATGGACCTGTTGGAGGAGACGGACAGGCAGATGGGGCTGGAGTCGAGTTACACCATGGATGACGAGGATGAAGAAGAGTacgaggaggaagaagaagaggaggaggaacaGGCGGAAGTAGGGAACGTAGAGTATAATTGCTGCGTGTGCATGGTAAGGCATAAAGGTGCGGCATTTATCCCCTGCGGTCACACGTTTTGCAGGATGTGCTCCAGAGAGCTCTGGGTGCAGAGGGGCAATTGCCCCCTCTGCAACAATTTCATCTTGGAAATTCTCGACATTTTCTGA
- the LOC117638803 gene encoding uncharacterized protein LOC117638803 isoform X1: MSRHTLTSCINLTIILCRRRLTLLDQMSASGNGRDLAGLSLDDVLLAPAAKQPPPPPALPPTISGRTLLDIIRDEEPKSYRALIGKKDKKAWKSFKDRLRLKRAGSAWASSVRVPTSDIPIRNNTVHGSNHQHLHLHLRSRRSSVRYATPETNLNMVQQIDESNSAGMRQISRRSSTRFGPNASIPSDEPDSDSSGQNARAPMFSRRSSVRFTADEIGTDSPRRRLSTALEEERSLSAREAVAAQVAAEAAAAAASAEEAEATHGAAQNDVPSADGGAAGTTTEAEPVRMSLMDLLEETDRQMGLESSYTMDDEDEEEYEEEEEEEEEQAEVGNVEYNCCVCMVRHKGAAFIPCGHTFCRMCSRELWVQRGNCPLCNNFILEILDIF, translated from the exons ATGAGTCGACATACACTTACATCTTGCATCAATCTCACAATCATCTTAT GTCGCCGGAGGCTAACGCTTCTCGATCAGATGTCAGCAAGTGGGAACGGGAGAGACTTAGCTGGTTTAAGCCTGGACGACGTCTTGCTGGCCCCTGCAGCCAAACAGCCACCTCCACCTCCTGCCCTGCCCCCAACCATCTCGGGTCGGACTTTGCTCGATATAATCCGAGACGAGGAGCCCAAGTCCTACCGGGCCCTGATTGGCAAGAAGGATAAGAAAGCCTGGAAGTCGTTTAAAGACCGCCTCCGCCTGAAACGCGCCGGCTCTGCTTGGGCCTCCTCCGTTCGTGTCCCCACGTCGGATATCCCTATCCGGAATAACACTGTTCACGGTTCCAATCACCAACATCTTCACCTTCACCTGAGATCGCGTCGCAGCTCAGTGAGATACGCTACGCCCGAGACAAATCTCAACATGGTTCAGCAAATAGACGAGAGCAATTCCGCGGGAATGCGGCAGATTTCGCGCCGGAGCTCGACCCGGTTCGGCCCGAACGCGTCGATTCCGTCCGACGAGCCCGACTCGGACAGTTCTGGTCAGAACGCGCGGGCGCCGATGTTCTCTCGTCGGAGTTCCGTGCGGTTCACGGCCGACGAGATCGGGACCGACTCGCCCCGGCGACGGTTGTCGACAGCGCTGGAGGAGGAGAGGTCGCTGTCCGCAAGAGAAGCGGTTGCGGCGCAAGTGGCCGCTGAGGCCGCAGCCGCAGCGGCGTCGGCCGAAGAGGCGGAAGCGACGCATGGAGCGGCGCAAAACGACGTGCCGTCGGCGGACGGGGGTGCAGCGGGTACGACGACGGAAGCGGAGCCGGTGAGGATGTCGTTGATGGACCTGTTGGAGGAGACGGACAGGCAGATGGGGCTGGAGTCGAGTTACACCATGGATGACGAGGATGAAGAAGAGTacgaggaggaagaagaagaggaggaggaacaGGCGGAAGTAGGGAACGTAGAGTATAATTGCTGCGTGTGCATGGTAAGGCATAAAGGTGCGGCATTTATCCCCTGCGGTCACACGTTTTGCAGGATGTGCTCCAGAGAGCTCTGGGTGCAGAGGGGCAATTGCCCCCTCTGCAACAATTTCATCTTGGAAATTCTCGACATTTTCTGA
- the LOC117638803 gene encoding uncharacterized protein LOC117638803 isoform X3 produces the protein MSASGNGRDLAGLSLDDVLLAPAAKQPPPPPALPPTISGRTLLDIIRDEEPKSYRALIGKKDKKAWKSFKDRLRLKRAGSAWASSVRVPTSDIPIRNNTVHGSNHQHLHLHLRSRRSSVRYATPETNLNMVQQIDESNSAGMRQISRRSSTRFGPNASIPSDEPDSDSSGQNARAPMFSRRSSVRFTADEIGTDSPRRRLSTALEEERSLSAREAVAAQVAAEAAAAAASAEEAEATHGAAQNDVPSADGGAAGTTTEAEPVRMSLMDLLEETDRQMGLESSYTMDDEDEEEYEEEEEEEEEQAEVGNVEYNCCVCMVRHKGAAFIPCGHTFCRMCSRELWVQRGNCPLCNNFILEILDIF, from the coding sequence ATGTCAGCAAGTGGGAACGGGAGAGACTTAGCTGGTTTAAGCCTGGACGACGTCTTGCTGGCCCCTGCAGCCAAACAGCCACCTCCACCTCCTGCCCTGCCCCCAACCATCTCGGGTCGGACTTTGCTCGATATAATCCGAGACGAGGAGCCCAAGTCCTACCGGGCCCTGATTGGCAAGAAGGATAAGAAAGCCTGGAAGTCGTTTAAAGACCGCCTCCGCCTGAAACGCGCCGGCTCTGCTTGGGCCTCCTCCGTTCGTGTCCCCACGTCGGATATCCCTATCCGGAATAACACTGTTCACGGTTCCAATCACCAACATCTTCACCTTCACCTGAGATCGCGTCGCAGCTCAGTGAGATACGCTACGCCCGAGACAAATCTCAACATGGTTCAGCAAATAGACGAGAGCAATTCCGCGGGAATGCGGCAGATTTCGCGCCGGAGCTCGACCCGGTTCGGCCCGAACGCGTCGATTCCGTCCGACGAGCCCGACTCGGACAGTTCTGGTCAGAACGCGCGGGCGCCGATGTTCTCTCGTCGGAGTTCCGTGCGGTTCACGGCCGACGAGATCGGGACCGACTCGCCCCGGCGACGGTTGTCGACAGCGCTGGAGGAGGAGAGGTCGCTGTCCGCAAGAGAAGCGGTTGCGGCGCAAGTGGCCGCTGAGGCCGCAGCCGCAGCGGCGTCGGCCGAAGAGGCGGAAGCGACGCATGGAGCGGCGCAAAACGACGTGCCGTCGGCGGACGGGGGTGCAGCGGGTACGACGACGGAAGCGGAGCCGGTGAGGATGTCGTTGATGGACCTGTTGGAGGAGACGGACAGGCAGATGGGGCTGGAGTCGAGTTACACCATGGATGACGAGGATGAAGAAGAGTacgaggaggaagaagaagaggaggaggaacaGGCGGAAGTAGGGAACGTAGAGTATAATTGCTGCGTGTGCATGGTAAGGCATAAAGGTGCGGCATTTATCCCCTGCGGTCACACGTTTTGCAGGATGTGCTCCAGAGAGCTCTGGGTGCAGAGGGGCAATTGCCCCCTCTGCAACAATTTCATCTTGGAAATTCTCGACATTTTCTGA
- the LOC117638626 gene encoding uncharacterized protein LOC117638626, which translates to MNVIGLKKTAASRDFRRLFGSRQPVLLCHQLSSDATSKQGFFSLSLSLSSEHRSVAGIYCVCDLVWLFQLHSHNSIMSRGSQRERDRERAQARSGGKSKQPKNDGLTPEQRRQRDAKALQEKAAKKVAQAGGVSGGKN; encoded by the exons ATGAATGTTATTGGATTGAA AAAAACCGCGGCTTCTCGAGACTTCCGTAGATTGTTTGGTTCGCGACAGCCTGTCCTTTTATGTCATCAGCTCTCCTCGGACGCGACGTCAAAACAAGGCTTCTTCAGTCTCTCGCTCTCTTTGAGCTCAGAGCATAGATCag TTGCAGGGATTTATTGTGTTTGTGATCTTGTTTGGCTGTTTCAGCTTCACTCGCACAATTCAATAATGTCCC GCGGAAGCCAGAGAGAGCGAGACCGTGAAAGGGCTCAGGCCAGGTCTGGCGGGAAATCCAAGCAGCCCAAAAACGATGGATTAACCCCCGAACAACGCCGACAAAG GGACGCCAAAGCGCTGCAAGAGAAGGCGGCGAAGAAGGTGGCGCAGGCGGGAGGGGTCAGCGGCGGTAAAAATTGA
- the LOC117636372 gene encoding pentatricopeptide repeat-containing protein At5g48730, chloroplastic, with product MASLSSPTQPPPPPFKRPPVTKPVTVRSQTTLSPQPPPPSSSSTNSNSNKTHSLTLTQRSRSKILDIQKLKDKEAKERKEETNKKIASRKAISVILRREATKDLIEKKKGSKRLLPRTVLEAIHERITALRWESALKVFELLHEQQWYRPNAALYVKLIVMLGKCKQPEKAHKLFQAMIDEGCAVNHESYTALVSAYGRSGLFDKAFSLLEQMKNTPDCQPDVHTYSILIKSCLQVFAYDKVQALLSDMESQGIRPNTITYNTLIDAYGKSKKFAEMESTLVEMLGEQDCEPDVWTMNSILRAFGNSGQIETMEKCFEKFQSAGIQANIMTFNILLDSYGKAGNYEKMSAVMEYMQKYHHSWTIVTYNVVIDAFGRAGDLKQMEYLFRLMRSDRMKPSCVTLCSLVRAYGLAGLPEKIDGVLRFVENSDVMLDIVFFNCLVDAYGRMGCFAEMKGVLEIMEQKGCRPDKVTYRTMIKAYSANKMIGHVKELRELMESTEGSQMTWLHREKPDFR from the exons ATGGCCTCACTTTCGAGCCCAACCCAACCACCCCCACCACCGTTTAAGCGGCCACCGGTTACCAAACCGGTAACTGTACGGTCCCAAACCACACTCAGTCCccaacctcctcctccttcttcttcttctactaaTAGTAACTCAAACAAAACACACTCACTAACACTGACACAGAGAAGCCGAAGCAAAATACTAGACATTCAGAAGCTTAAAGATAAGGAGGCCAAGGAGAGAAAAGAGGAGACCAACAAGAAAATAGCTTCCAGGAAAGCAATCTCGGTCATACTGCGAAGAGAAGCTACCAAAGATCTGATCGAGAAGAAGAAAGGTTCCAAGAGGCTGCTTCCTAGGACCGTGCTCGAAGCCATCCATGAGAGAATCACTGCTTTGCGTTGGGAGTCCGCTCTCAAG GTTTTTGAACTACTACATGAGCAGCAGTGGTACCGGCCCAATGCTGCTTTATATGTTAAGCTAATCGTCATGCTTGGAAAATGTAAGCAACCAGAAAAAGCCCACAAGCTGTTTCAAGCTATGATTGACGAAGGCTGTGCTGTCAACCATGAATCTTACACTGCTCTTGTATCTGCCTATGGTAGGAGCGGCCTCTTTGACAAAGCATTTTCCCTCCTTGAGCAGATGAAGAATACTCCTGACTGCCAGCCTGACGTCCATACTTATTCAATCCTCATAAAATCATGCCTGCAGGTTTTTGCATACGACAAAGTGCAGGCTCTGCTTTCGGATATGGAGAGTCAGGGGATAAGACCCAACACCATTACGTATAATACCCTCATCGATGCCTATGGGAAATCTAAAAA ATTTGCAGAGATGGAATCGACACTTGTGGAAATGCTTGGGGAACAGGATTGTGAGCCTGATGTTTGGACCATGAATTCCATACTGAGAGCCTTTGGCAACAGCGGGCAAATAGAAACAATGGAAAAGTGTTTTGAGAAGTTTCAGAGTGCGGGTATCCAAGCCAACATCATGACTTTCAACATTCTTCTAGATTCCTATGGAAAAGCTGGGAATTATGAGAAAATGAGTGCTGTGATGGAATACATGCAGAAATACCATCACTCATGGACGATCGTGACATACAATGTGGTGATAGATGCATTTGGGAGGGCCGGGGATTTAAAACAAATGGAGTATCTGTTTAGGCTAATGCGGTCAGACAGGATGAAGCCAAGCTGTGTCACACTTTGCTCACTCGTAAGGGCATATGGGCTAGCAGGTTTGCCTGAAAAAATTGATGGTGTTTTACGATTTGTGGAGAATTCAGACGTGATGCTTGATATTgtgtttttcaattgtctGGTTGATGCTTATGGGAGGATGGGATGCTTCGCAGAAATGAAGGGGGTGCTTGAGATAATGGAGCAAAAAGGATGCAGGCCTGACAAGGTTACTTATAGAACTATGATTAAAGCTTATTCAGCCAACAAGATGATTGGCCATGTGAAGGAACTCCGTGAACTTATGGAATCGACAGAAGGAAGTCAGATGACTTGGTTGCACAGAGAAAAGCCTGACTTTCGATGA